A genome region from Marinobacter panjinensis includes the following:
- a CDS encoding protein kinase domain-containing protein, which yields MAQKTQLQQFYIPEEQSIYLLSHDDAKKLKDWVALCATQLRQLGYLDIELIGKGAYGFVFAGRLPSPDNTGPEHVFKFTRINLPQHLQDRLEDEAYILEQVRHPRVPRLIAYQRAHNQPILVMERAAGLNLEEVSLREGRLKPRVVMRIADQLADILRNLRRENGPAGRPIVHGDIKPSNLVFDASTENIALIDWGSSVFAQLDANLQFITSNVMELMSDNLQQTNARLGDVYFIGEEQLNGGLSSPRFDEQGAAGTLYALASGQSCRFGHQAIPANSLGLPMEFARMLDGMLAPDPETRRQAGDYYLREMPRMARTVMIDLPEPALNPLVPVWTRPSDHEIDTVVYSSRKSFLRQEGAPETLNDVNDVQLDRYYKNFMQGMGETEKAFLAAVSRLGRYPVEGGLAVRWESDGVYIDTSLNLHDPSLKTAFIRAVNNMVYLAQAIYRQGIFKSCLFNARNTLHIDRDEPDQPFVPEPGMQLRYEVSAAPEVEDESRVHSYFEDGPDPEEFLVLPQTIITALESLNDIHHTGMIIFEALPRHLKIHSHYRLLDPDREGEFSRLLDEILSAVDQITGLGVSGFMKMPYKDTRFFPHIERLPERYYPRNPRVEADSV from the coding sequence ATGGCGCAGAAGACGCAACTGCAGCAGTTCTACATACCTGAAGAGCAGTCGATCTACCTGCTCAGCCATGACGATGCCAAGAAGCTCAAGGACTGGGTGGCACTGTGTGCCACCCAACTCCGCCAACTGGGTTACCTGGACATCGAGCTGATTGGCAAGGGCGCCTACGGCTTCGTGTTCGCAGGCCGTCTGCCAAGTCCGGACAACACCGGCCCCGAACACGTCTTCAAATTTACCCGCATCAACTTGCCCCAACACCTGCAGGACCGCCTGGAGGACGAAGCCTACATCCTCGAGCAGGTCCGGCACCCAAGAGTGCCCCGGCTGATTGCCTACCAGCGGGCACACAACCAGCCCATCCTGGTGATGGAGCGGGCGGCCGGTCTTAACCTGGAAGAAGTCTCCCTGCGTGAAGGCCGCCTCAAGCCACGGGTGGTGATGCGAATTGCCGACCAGCTTGCGGATATCCTGCGCAACCTGCGCCGGGAGAATGGCCCTGCCGGGCGCCCTATCGTTCATGGCGATATCAAGCCCTCCAACCTGGTGTTCGACGCCAGCACCGAGAATATCGCCCTGATCGATTGGGGTTCGTCGGTGTTCGCACAACTCGACGCCAATCTGCAGTTCATCACCAGCAATGTCATGGAGCTGATGTCCGACAACCTGCAGCAGACTAACGCACGGCTCGGGGACGTCTACTTCATCGGCGAGGAACAATTGAATGGTGGCCTGTCATCTCCCCGTTTTGATGAACAGGGCGCTGCCGGGACTCTCTACGCGCTGGCATCTGGACAGTCGTGCCGCTTCGGGCACCAGGCAATACCGGCCAACTCCCTGGGCCTGCCCATGGAATTCGCCCGCATGCTGGATGGCATGCTGGCCCCGGATCCGGAAACGAGGCGCCAGGCCGGCGACTACTACCTCAGAGAAATGCCGAGAATGGCCCGCACGGTGATGATTGATCTGCCAGAGCCGGCGTTGAACCCGTTGGTGCCGGTGTGGACGCGACCGTCAGACCATGAAATCGACACTGTGGTGTACAGCTCCCGAAAATCCTTCCTGCGACAGGAAGGCGCTCCGGAAACCCTCAACGACGTCAATGACGTGCAGCTGGACCGCTACTATAAAAACTTCATGCAAGGGATGGGTGAGACGGAAAAGGCGTTTCTCGCTGCCGTCAGCCGGCTTGGGCGATACCCCGTCGAAGGTGGCCTTGCCGTGCGCTGGGAGAGTGATGGCGTCTACATCGACACCTCGCTGAATCTGCATGACCCCAGCCTGAAGACCGCTTTCATCAGGGCGGTCAACAACATGGTGTATCTGGCCCAGGCCATCTACCGCCAGGGCATCTTCAAGAGCTGCCTGTTCAACGCCCGCAACACCCTCCACATCGACCGCGATGAACCAGACCAGCCCTTCGTGCCGGAACCCGGCATGCAATTGCGTTATGAGGTTAGCGCGGCGCCAGAGGTGGAAGACGAATCGCGAGTGCATTCCTACTTCGAGGACGGCCCCGACCCGGAAGAGTTCCTGGTACTGCCGCAAACCATCATTACCGCGCTGGAATCCCTCAACGACATCCACCATACCGGCATGATCATCTTCGAAGCCCTGCCCCGCCACCTCAAGATCCACAGCCACTACCGGCTGCTGGACCCGGACCGGGAGGGAGAATTTTCCCGGCTTCTCGACGAAATCCTGTCAGCGGTGGACCAGATCACTGGACTGGGCGTTTCCGGCTTCATGAAAATGCCCTACAAAGACACCCGCTTTTTCCCGCACATTGAGCGCCTGCCGGAACGTTATTATCCCCGGAACCCCAGAGTTGAAGCCGATTCCGTCTGA